From the genome of Vagococcus entomophilus:
TCAAGTTTATAATTTGTATTCACCTATTGTTTATAAAAGTGGGGATGTATTAGACACCTATATTTATCGTATTGGATTGATTGGGAGACAATACAGTCTTGGAACAGCTGTTGGGCTTGTTAAGTCTGTTATTGGCTTAGTATTAATTTTTGGCTCTAATAAGTTTGTTGAAAAGAAAATGAACCGGGTAATGTTCTAGGAAAGGAGAAAAAAATGCAAGATAAATCAATCTTTAGAAGTACGATTATTTATATAATTGTTATTTTACTAGGCTTATCCTGTTTAATACCGATGTGGAATGTAGTAGCAATCTCTTTAAGTGGCAGCGATGCAGTAATGGCCAACAAAGTGGGGTTGTTTCCTGTCAAATTTACTTTAGGTGCTTATGAAAAAATTATCAGTGATCACCAATTTTGGCGTTCCTTTGGTATTTCTGTGTTTCGTGTGGTAGCGACTTTGGCAATTAATTTGTTCCTAATTGTAACCATGGCATATCCTTTATCCAAGTCTGAGAAGGCTTTTACAACGAGAAAAATTTTTATGAATATCATGATTTTTGCCATACTATTTAGTGGTGGGATGATTCCAACCTATTTAGTTGTGAAAAGATTAGGACTCATCAATTCAATCTGGTCGTTGATTTTACCTGGAGCAGTTCCGATTGGCAGTGTCATTTTGGTCATGAACTTCTTCCGTGGAGTTCCAAAGTCATTAGAAGAGGCCGCAGCTATGGATGGTGCGACTCCGTGGCAGACATTGTTAAAAATTTATATTCCGATGTCGTTGCCATCTTTGGCAACTGTTTCTTTATTTAGTATTGTCGGTAGTTGGAATGACTTTTTTGGAGGACTACTTTACATGACACGAACGGAAAACTATCCGTTAATGACGTATATTCAGTCTTTAACAATAAATATTTCAGAAACTTTACAAAATTCTACAGGTTTAACAGCAGAACAGTTCCAAGCGTTAACAGCAGTGTCTAATAAAAACTTGAACGCTGCGAAAATAGTGGTAGCAGTCTTACCCTTATTGCTGATTTATCCTTTTATGCAGAAGTATTTCGTTAAAGGTATTGTTGTTGGATCAGTGAAAGAATGACAGAAAAGAGGGGGAAAAATGAGAAGTTTTTTATCAATTGATAGTCTTTTTTACAAAACTTCAGCCAAAGTCGTACAATTATTGATTCTAAATTTTCTTTTCTTACTAGGTTGCGTACCTCTTGTTACAATTGGGGCCTCTTTAAGTGCAACATTTAGTGCGTGCATGAAAATGATAGAAAGTGATGACTTACGTGTAACGACTAACTATTTTAAGGCTTTTCGTCAATCCTTTAAACAAGCGACTGTCGTATGGATAGGTAGTTTATTTGTTTTAGGTATCTTGTGGATTGATATTTTGTATTTGGTTCAAAAAAAAGCACTGTTGAGTTGGCCAATGATTGGAATCGGAATAGTCGGTTTTTTATTACTCGTTATTTTGCAGTATTCTTTTGCTTTGATTGCGAGGTATCAAAACTCCTTAGGGAAAGTTCTCCCTTTAGCATTTCAATTGTTTTTTGCTCATCCTTTTCTAGGGATTTTACTACTAACGGTGTGGTTCGTTCCAGTTGTCTTGAGCATCCTCTCACCAATTCTTCTTGTTTTTTCTATGTACCTCGCTTGTTTTATTAGTTTTTCTTTTGAGTTCTTTTTACAAAGTTATGTATTACTAAGTGTCTTAAAAAAATTTGAATGAAATGAGGAATCGAAAAATTGGAACAACAAACAAAATGGTGGCAAAAAGCTGTCGTCTATCAAATTTATCCAAGAAGTTTTCAAGATAGTAATGGAGACGGAGTTGGAGATCTTCTAGGAATTATAGGTCGTTTGGATTATTTACAATTATTAGGAATTACGGCAATCTGGCTTTCACCGGTGTATCAGTCTCCCAATGATGATAATGGCTATGATATCAGTGACTATGAGGCAATCATGGAAGAATTTGGTACGATGGAAGAGATGGAGTGTTTGATTGTAGAAGCAGACAAAAGAAACATTAAGATTATCATGGACTTGGTCGTAAACCATACATCGGATGAACATAAGTGGTTTATAGAAGCAAAAAAAGGAAAAGAGAATCCGTATCGGGACTATTACATTTGGTGTGATCCAGTAAATGGGGATGTTCCAAATGAAATTTCATCAACTTTTAGTGGCAGTGCTTGGGAGTTTGATGCAACATCAGGCCAATATTTTTTACATTTATTTAGCAAAAAACAGCCAGATTTAAATTGGGCAAATACAAACGTTCGACAAGAAATCTACAATATGATGAACTTTTGGTTAGAAAAAGGTGTTGGTGGTTTTCGGATGGATGTGATTGATCTGATTGGGAAGCTACCAGATCAAGGACTTACAGGAAATGGTCCCTTACTCCACCAGTATTTACAAGAGATGCATCAAGCTACATTTGGTTCGCATGATGTCATGACGGTTGGAGAAACTTGGGGTGCAACTCCTGAGATTGCCAAACAATACTCTGATCCAGCAAGGAAAGAACTATCTATGGTCTTTCAGTTTGAACATATTGGTTTAGATCAACAAGAAGGTAAAGAAAAATGGGATATAAAGCCGTTATCAATTGGAGCATTAAAACGGGTTCTTTCTAAGTGGCAAACAGCGCTTGGAAATCAAGGGTGGAATAGTTTGTTTTGGAATAATCATGACTTGCCAAGGATTGTGTCACGCTGGGGGAATGATCAAGAATACCGAGTAGAGAGTGCCAAAATGCTTGCGATTCTGCTCCACCTGATGAAAGGGACCCCATACATTTATCAAGGAGAAGAAATAGGAATGACCAACTGCCCAGTCACCTCTATTGAAGAGATTAGGGACATTGAAAGTATCAATATGTATCAAGAACGTCTTAGTAAAGGGTACCGTAAAGAAGCAATTATTCAATCAATTAATGCAAAAGGACGAGATAATAGCCGGACACCGATGCAGTGGGATGATACAGAATGTGCCGGCTTTACTACAGGGACTCCGTGGTTGCATGTGAATCCCAATTATCATGAAATCAACGTCAAAGAAAGTTTGGCAGATCCCCAGTCTATTTTTTATACGTACCAAAAACTAATTGAACTGCGAAAAGAACACGCGCTTGTCATTTGGGGCGAGTATCAGTTAATCGAAGATACAGCGGAAGAAGTTTTTGCTTATTATCGTGAGCTTGCGGGTGAAAAATGGTTGGTTGTAGCAAATTTTTCAGAAACAAATCAAACGTTTCTACTTAGAGATGTGATGGATAAGGTGCTTATTCACAATTATCAAACGGATCTTCCGGATACAGGTGAGTTGGGACTGCGACCATACGAAGCTTTTGCGGCAAAAATTAAAAGTGAAAGAAGATAGGAGAATATTATGGCGAAAACAATTTTTCAAGGAGCGCACTACCGAATTACTGTCTTAACCAATCAGT
Proteins encoded in this window:
- a CDS encoding carbohydrate ABC transporter permease, whose translation is MQDKSIFRSTIIYIIVILLGLSCLIPMWNVVAISLSGSDAVMANKVGLFPVKFTLGAYEKIISDHQFWRSFGISVFRVVATLAINLFLIVTMAYPLSKSEKAFTTRKIFMNIMIFAILFSGGMIPTYLVVKRLGLINSIWSLILPGAVPIGSVILVMNFFRGVPKSLEEAAAMDGATPWQTLLKIYIPMSLPSLATVSLFSIVGSWNDFFGGLLYMTRTENYPLMTYIQSLTINISETLQNSTGLTAEQFQALTAVSNKNLNAAKIVVAVLPLLLIYPFMQKYFVKGIVVGSVKE
- a CDS encoding DUF624 domain-containing protein, which encodes MRSFLSIDSLFYKTSAKVVQLLILNFLFLLGCVPLVTIGASLSATFSACMKMIESDDLRVTTNYFKAFRQSFKQATVVWIGSLFVLGILWIDILYLVQKKALLSWPMIGIGIVGFLLLVILQYSFALIARYQNSLGKVLPLAFQLFFAHPFLGILLLTVWFVPVVLSILSPILLVFSMYLACFISFSFEFFLQSYVLLSVLKKFE
- a CDS encoding glycoside hydrolase family 13 protein, whose amino-acid sequence is MEQQTKWWQKAVVYQIYPRSFQDSNGDGVGDLLGIIGRLDYLQLLGITAIWLSPVYQSPNDDNGYDISDYEAIMEEFGTMEEMECLIVEADKRNIKIIMDLVVNHTSDEHKWFIEAKKGKENPYRDYYIWCDPVNGDVPNEISSTFSGSAWEFDATSGQYFLHLFSKKQPDLNWANTNVRQEIYNMMNFWLEKGVGGFRMDVIDLIGKLPDQGLTGNGPLLHQYLQEMHQATFGSHDVMTVGETWGATPEIAKQYSDPARKELSMVFQFEHIGLDQQEGKEKWDIKPLSIGALKRVLSKWQTALGNQGWNSLFWNNHDLPRIVSRWGNDQEYRVESAKMLAILLHLMKGTPYIYQGEEIGMTNCPVTSIEEIRDIESINMYQERLSKGYRKEAIIQSINAKGRDNSRTPMQWDDTECAGFTTGTPWLHVNPNYHEINVKESLADPQSIFYTYQKLIELRKEHALVIWGEYQLIEDTAEEVFAYYRELAGEKWLVVANFSETNQTFLLRDVMDKVLIHNYQTDLPDTGELGLRPYEAFAAKIKSERR